The following coding sequences are from one Lolium rigidum isolate FL_2022 chromosome 6, APGP_CSIRO_Lrig_0.1, whole genome shotgun sequence window:
- the LOC124667682 gene encoding proteasome subunit beta type-1-like, with protein sequence MARFDPYENNGGTCVAVAGADYCVVAADTRLSVGYSILSRRHSKIAHLADNCVLASSGFQGDIKALQKTLSAKELLYEHNHNKKMSCPAMAQLLSNTLYYKRFFPYYAFNVLGGLDSEGKGCVFTYDAVGSYERTGYSAQGTGATLMMPVLDKQLKSPSPLILPARDAVTPLSESDAVDLVKDVFASATERDIYTGDSLEIIVINSSGTRRDWIELRKD encoded by the exons ATGGCGAGGTTCGATCCGTACGAGAACAACGGCGGCACGTGCGTGGCCGTCGCGGGTGCCGACTACTGCGTCGTCGCCGCCGACACCCGCCTCTCCGTCGGATACAGCATCCTCTCCCGCCGCCACTCCAAGATCGCTCACCT GGCGGACAATTGTGTGTTGGCCTCGTCTGGATTTCAAGGCGATATCAAAGCTTTGCAGAAGACCCTGTCTGCAAAGGAATTG TTGTATGAACACAACCATAACAAGAAGATGAGCTGCCCTGCAATGGCACAATTACTGTCAAACACTCTGTACTATAAGAGATTCTTCCCATACTATGCTTTCAATGTGTTGGGTGGACTGGACAGCGAAG GTAAAGGATGTGTCTTCACGTACGATGCTGTTGGGTCGTATGAGAGGACCGGCTATAGTGCTCAGGGAACAGGTGCAACGCTGATGATGCCTGTTCTAGACAAGCAGCTGAAATCTCCTAGTCCTCTAATACTGCCGGCTCGG GATGCAGTGACGCCCTTGTCTGAATCAGATGCAGTTGATCTGGTGAAGGACGTTTTCGCATCAGCCACAGAACGAGATATATACACT GGAGATAGTTTGGAAATCATAGTCATCAACAGCTCCGGCACCCGCAGGGACTGGATTGAGCTAAGGAAGGACTAG